In one window of Streptomyces sp. NBC_01224 DNA:
- a CDS encoding 2-oxoacid:acceptor oxidoreductase subunit alpha codes for MTSQVSSTAEQADEASEALVGGPRAPHPDHAGAGEKEIRRLDRVIIRFAGDSGDGMQLTGDRFTSETASFGNDLSTLPNFPAEIRAPAGTLPGVSSFQLHFADHDILTPGDAPNVLVAMNPAALKANIGDVPRGAEIIVNTDEFTKRPMAKVGYETSPLEDGSLDAYNVHPVPLTTLTIEALKEFGLSRKEAERSKNMFALGLLSWMYHRPTEGTEAFLRAKFAKKPQIAEANVTAFRAGWNFGETTEDFAVSYEVAPASQAFPPGTYRNISGNLALSYGLIAAGRQADLPLYLGSYPITPASDILHELSKHKNFGVRTFQAEDEIAGIGAALGAAFGGSLAVTTTSGPGVALKSETIGLAVSLELPLIVIDIQRGGPSTGLPTKTEQADLLQAMYGRNGEAPVPIVAPKTPADCFDAALDAARIALTYRTPVFLLSDGYLANGSEPWKIPEIDELPDLRVQFATGTNHELADGTEVFWPYKRDPQTLARPWAVPGTPGLEHRIGGIEKQDGSGNISYDPANHDFMVRTRQAKVDGIEVPDLEVDDPGEARTLVLGWGSTYGPITAAVRRLRAAGQPIAQAHLRNLNPFPRNLGEALKRYDKVVVPEMNLGQLATLIRAKYLVDARSYNQVNGMPFKAEQLATALKEAIDA; via the coding sequence GTGACCAGCCAGGTCAGTAGCACAGCCGAACAGGCCGATGAGGCCAGCGAGGCGCTCGTCGGGGGACCGCGTGCCCCCCATCCCGATCACGCGGGCGCCGGTGAGAAGGAGATCCGCCGCCTGGACCGGGTGATCATCCGCTTCGCGGGTGACTCCGGGGACGGTATGCAGCTCACCGGTGACCGGTTCACCTCGGAGACCGCTTCCTTCGGGAACGATCTCTCCACGCTGCCGAACTTCCCCGCCGAGATCCGCGCCCCCGCAGGCACCCTGCCGGGGGTTTCGTCGTTCCAGCTGCATTTCGCCGACCACGACATCCTCACCCCGGGCGACGCGCCGAACGTCCTGGTCGCGATGAACCCGGCCGCTCTCAAGGCCAACATCGGCGATGTGCCGCGCGGCGCCGAAATCATCGTCAACACCGATGAGTTCACCAAGCGCCCGATGGCGAAGGTCGGCTACGAGACCAGCCCCCTGGAGGACGGCTCGCTGGACGCCTACAACGTCCACCCCGTCCCGCTGACGACGCTCACGATCGAGGCGCTGAAGGAGTTCGGGCTCTCCCGCAAGGAGGCCGAGCGCTCGAAGAACATGTTCGCGCTCGGGCTGCTCTCCTGGATGTACCACCGGCCGACCGAGGGAACCGAGGCGTTCCTTCGCGCCAAGTTCGCGAAGAAGCCGCAGATCGCCGAGGCGAACGTGACCGCGTTCCGCGCCGGGTGGAACTTCGGGGAGACGACGGAGGACTTCGCGGTCTCCTACGAGGTGGCACCCGCCTCGCAGGCCTTCCCGCCGGGTACGTACCGCAACATCTCCGGGAACCTGGCGCTGTCCTACGGGCTGATCGCCGCCGGCCGGCAGGCGGATCTGCCGCTCTACCTGGGCTCGTACCCGATCACCCCGGCCTCCGACATCCTGCACGAGCTCAGCAAGCACAAGAACTTCGGGGTACGCACCTTCCAGGCGGAGGACGAGATCGCGGGCATCGGTGCCGCGCTGGGCGCCGCGTTCGGCGGATCGCTCGCGGTGACGACGACGTCCGGGCCCGGGGTGGCCCTGAAGTCGGAGACCATCGGGCTCGCCGTCTCCCTCGAACTGCCGCTGATCGTCATCGACATCCAGCGCGGCGGCCCGTCCACCGGTCTGCCCACCAAGACCGAGCAGGCCGACCTGCTCCAGGCGATGTACGGGCGCAACGGCGAGGCCCCGGTCCCGATCGTGGCCCCGAAGACCCCGGCGGACTGCTTCGACGCCGCGCTCGACGCCGCCCGGATCGCGCTGACGTACCGCACCCCGGTGTTCCTGCTCTCGGACGGCTATCTCGCCAACGGCTCCGAGCCGTGGAAGATCCCCGAGATCGACGAACTCCCCGACCTGCGCGTCCAGTTCGCCACCGGTACGAACCATGAACTGGCCGACGGCACCGAGGTCTTCTGGCCGTACAAGCGCGACCCGCAGACCCTGGCCCGCCCGTGGGCCGTCCCCGGCACCCCCGGTCTCGAACACCGCATCGGCGGCATCGAGAAGCAGGACGGCAGCGGCAACATCTCGTACGACCCCGCGAACCACGACTTCATGGTCCGCACCCGTCAGGCCAAGGTGGACGGCATCGAGGTCCCCGACCTCGAAGTCGACGATCCGGGCGAGGCGCGGACGCTCGTGCTCGGCTGGGGTTCCACCTACGGCCCCATCACCGCCGCCGTCCGCCGGCTGCGCGCCGCCGGACAGCCCATCGCCCAGGCCCATCTGCGCAACCTCAACCCCTTCCCGAGGAATCTCGGCGAGGCGCTGAAGCGTTACGACAAGGTGGTGGTGCCGGAGATGAACCTCGGCCAGCTGGCCACGCTCATCCGGGCCAAATACCTGGTGGACGCGCGCAGTTACAACCAGGTCAACGGTATGCCGTTCAAGGCCGAGCAGCTTGCGACGGCTCTCAAGGAGGCCATCGATGCCTGA